The genomic region ttgtcaaagtgttttggcaGCCGGACTTCGAGGATGGAACGATGAAATGGGGTTGCGCCCATTATCACTGGTCCCTGCGTTCTCCTTGTTCTTCCCTCGCCGTCTTCCCGTCGACCGTCTTCCCGGTCTCGATCTGTGGTGCGTCTCTTTTCGCGCCTGGTGTAGATGATGGGGTCGCGGCGTCTTCTTGGGCGTCCTTCCTCCCTGGCGCTCTCGGGCTCAGATCATGGGCTAGCTGTTCGCCGGGAGTGGTTTCTCGGAGGGGAACGGGAGTAGCTTGATTTGGGAGTTTGTTGGCGATGTTCCCGATCTTCCAGCCGCTCCAGGTCCTGCAACTTGTGACGCAACTCCTGCATTATTCTGGCGTTGTTATCGCCAGTTCCCCCGAAGGGGCGCCTTTCTTGAGATCGTGAGGTTCATCGTGGAGGGGACCTCGTGCGCTCCCGGGAGGAAGCCACAGAGGCTTCCCCTCTGCGCTCGGTCTCGCGGCCTATTCCTCCTGGGTCCAATACAACGTCCATTCAGGCGTTCCCCACAGACGACGCCAATGtacggtaggtcgggtaccggacgacTCGGGTAGATACTTCGATTGATGAGAGGGAGTCTCGCCTGGTTGACTGGTTCCGGGTTACTGGGTTGGAGTAATCGACGTTCTGAGCTCTTTATGTTGAAAAAGGGGGGGTGTCACCtgtaaagacactccgatgctctaGTCAGTCAAGTGTGCAGGTGAATGATGTGAGAATGGTATGTGAcataccttgggggaggggtaggaccctccccatatataccatGTTAGAGGTGGGTCCCACAAGGGCAGGCCCACCTTCCTCGAAGCTTCCTTTGCACAGCTGTAGCAgagctgtcagggacgcgtgtccgaGTCGGTGACTGAGCGCCTCACTCCCGACCGTTCGGATCGGGTGGTCCTCGGGTCGGGCCGGCCCGCAAATGGTCTGGGCCAGGCGTAACACTAAGTATACGCCAAAATCAGTTACCAAAGTCAGGAAGTAAAATCAaacaccagtataaaatacatgttaaaatataaatatacattgaaaataaataaaataaatcaaatcacacgtatttatacataaatacattagcggctaattttagtgtacaaatctcttattttattaattagaatttaattaattagttatccaAAATTTACTTCTCATAAGTTATCCAAAATTGCTAATGAAAAGATTGTTAGCTCAATTGTCTTGGACAGTAAGTTTTGGCAAGACTGTCTTACCACTGTGAAAATTGTTGGTCCTCTTATTAAGTTGTTGAGACTTGTTGATGCTGATGAAAAACCCTCTTTGAGAATCGTGTATGAAGGCATGCAAAGAGCAAAAAATGCTATCAAGACCATGTTCAGAAATCGGAAAGTTGCTTATACGCCATACACGAGTATCTTGAAAATGAGGTGGGATAAGCATTTGAAGCGTGATCTCCATGCGGCAGCGTACTTTTTAAATCCGGGCATTTTTTACAGTGAGGGTTTTGTTGATAAGGCAAATGTTTTGAGATCtttacttgatttgcttgatgtTGAAACACTTTGTGATAACTCAGTTGCTGCAATGCAAGAGATACAGCTGTATCGAGATTGTAAAGAAagttttgggagggaaagtgctaAGAGAGCGAAATCAAGACTCGAACCTGGTAAGTTATTTGACTTATTTCATATCCAAGTTCAGTTTAGTTTCAAAGTTTAATATGTTGGGTGATAATTGATAAACATtaaaaagtattttatttttatatctacGTAGGTGAATGGTGGAGGCTACACGGTGGGAGTGCTCCTAATTTGCAAAAAATGGCAGTCCGTCTTCTTCATCAAACCTCTTCTTCATCTGGATGTGAGAGGAACTGGAGCCTTTTTGAACAAATCCAAAGAGGAGGAACCGGTTAGAGCATCAAAGGCTAAGTGACATTATTTATGTCACCTATAACCTACGCCTTCAATCTAGGTTGCATCGAAAGAAGAGGAATTATGATCCAATTGACATTCAAAGCATTGACACAGTAGAGTTTTGGGTAATGGCAAATGAGGATGATCCTGAATTTACTAATGGAGATGTTGAAGGCATTGAAAATTTAATATACACTAATAATGCTATGCCTTCGTATCCTAATGGTGAGTGACATAGCAAACTTTGTTTCCTTCCATAAAGATACATGTCATTAACATTGATTTCTTATTgagttttctttctattttattagATGGTGGAGACATGG from Arachis ipaensis cultivar K30076 chromosome B02, Araip1.1, whole genome shotgun sequence harbors:
- the LOC107626739 gene encoding uncharacterized protein LOC107626739; the protein is MGLRPLSLVPAFSLFFPRRLPVDRLPGLDLCKFWQDCLTTVKIVGPLIKLLRLVDADEKPSLRIVYEGMQRAKNAIKTMFRNRKVAYTPYTSILKMRWDKHLKRDLHAAAYFLNPGIFYSEGFVDKANVLRSLLDLLDVETLCDNSVAAMQEIQLYRDCKESFGRESAKRAKSRLEPGEWWRLHGGSAPNLQKMAVRLLHQTSSSSGCERNWSLFEQIQRGGTG